The following proteins come from a genomic window of Nitrospinota bacterium:
- a CDS encoding UpxY family transcription antiterminator, whose product MNLILTGFKASGKSTLGKLLSERFHWEFVDIVSFIERLYFKKKGVKLGFSEIYKKEGKEGFKNLEREGLEEILKNRKQIISLGSETPFLDEGILNNLRKNTIVNISVKPDILYQRIMKNGMAEFIDQENPEESFRKLYHEQALLYEKIANFNFDNSEKDIKEVVEGIYNSLKGKNIIENWYAVRTKSRHEQKVKDRLLNKSFKIFLPMIETWSKRKDRKKKILRPLFPGYLFVDFELNKDRWLEILKTLGVANLLGYSNEPYPVPDEQISSIKTVVDSGLTINYHPYLKKGDKVIVVSGPLEGAVGILLDIHEKKQRLVISVDMLNRAVVVEIEGNAVEKY is encoded by the coding sequence ATGAATCTCATATTGACAGGATTTAAAGCTAGCGGAAAATCTACTCTTGGAAAACTACTGTCTGAGAGGTTTCATTGGGAATTTGTCGATATCGTTTCATTTATAGAAAGACTCTATTTTAAGAAAAAAGGAGTAAAGCTTGGATTTAGTGAAATTTATAAAAAGGAAGGCAAGGAGGGTTTCAAGAATCTGGAAAGAGAAGGGTTAGAAGAGATTTTAAAGAATAGAAAACAAATTATATCCTTGGGGAGTGAAACACCCTTTTTAGATGAGGGAATTCTTAACAATCTCAGAAAAAATACAATTGTCAACATATCTGTAAAACCTGATATTCTTTATCAAAGGATTATGAAAAATGGTATGGCAGAATTTATCGATCAAGAGAATCCTGAGGAATCTTTCAGAAAATTATATCACGAACAGGCCCTTTTATATGAAAAGATAGCAAATTTTAATTTTGATAATTCCGAGAAAGATATTAAAGAAGTTGTAGAAGGGATATATAACAGCCTTAAAGGAAAGAACATAATAGAGAATTGGTATGCTGTGAGGACTAAGAGCAGACATGAGCAGAAAGTGAAAGATCGATTGTTGAATAAATCATTTAAGATTTTTCTTCCTATGATAGAGACATGGAGCAAGAGAAAAGATAGGAAGAAAAAGATACTGAGACCCCTTTTCCCTGGATACCTCTTTGTAGATTTTGAACTTAATAAAGACCGATGGTTAGAAATTTTAAAGACACTAGGTGTTGCAAATTTGCTAGGATATTCAAATGAACCGTATCCAGTACCTGACGAACAAATAAGTTCAATAAAGACAGTTGTTGATTCTGGCCTTACTATTAACTATCACCCCTATCTTAAGAAAGGTGATAAGGTAATAGTTGTCTCTGGACCATTGGAAGGAGCAGTAGGTATCCTTTTAGATATTCATGAGAAGAAGCAGAGATTGGTTATATCGGTAGATATGTTAAACCGAGCTGTTGTCGTTGAAATTGAAGGGAATGCTGTAGAAAAATACTGA